A genome region from Thermoanaerobaculia bacterium includes the following:
- a CDS encoding ubiquinone/menaquinone biosynthesis methyltransferase, with protein sequence MPQNGPEVLADVTPVEQLKQKDAARIRAMFGRVARRYDLLNHLLSASLDRVWRRRLARALVLPPGSRVLDLCCGTGDQALALRRPGIEIVAADFCLPMLALAAPKFAAASRSTPRAIGASGDGRALPEPSVLNADALNLPFPDASFHAATVSFGLRNVADLDRALAELARVLRPGCELGVLEFTVPSWQPLRGLYLFYFQHLLPKVGSLLSKDPTAYTYLPSSVLDFPQREGFTARLEAAGFESTSSVSLSGGILALYRGRKKMR encoded by the coding sequence ATGCCGCAAAACGGGCCGGAAGTCCTCGCAGACGTTACCCCAGTCGAGCAATTGAAGCAAAAGGACGCCGCCCGGATCCGGGCGATGTTCGGCCGCGTCGCCCGGCGCTACGATCTCCTCAACCACCTGCTTTCGGCCTCGCTCGACCGGGTCTGGCGCCGCAGGCTCGCCAGGGCCCTCGTCCTGCCCCCGGGCTCGCGGGTTCTCGATCTCTGCTGCGGCACCGGCGACCAGGCCCTCGCCCTGCGCCGTCCGGGGATCGAGATCGTTGCCGCCGATTTCTGCCTGCCGATGCTGGCCTTGGCCGCGCCCAAGTTCGCGGCCGCCAGCCGGTCGACTCCTCGGGCGATCGGAGCCAGCGGGGATGGCAGGGCACTCCCGGAGCCGTCCGTCCTCAACGCCGACGCCCTCAATCTGCCTTTCCCCGACGCGAGCTTCCACGCCGCCACGGTCTCTTTCGGGCTGCGCAACGTGGCCGACCTGGATCGCGCCCTCGCCGAGCTCGCGAGGGTTCTCCGCCCCGGCTGCGAGCTCGGCGTGCTCGAGTTCACGGTGCCCTCCTGGCAGCCGCTCCGCGGCCTCTATCTCTTTTATTTTCAGCACCTTCTCCCCAAGGTGGGGAGCCTGCTCTCGAAAGACCCGACGGCCTACACCTACCTGCCGAGCTCCGTGCTCGACTTTCCGCAGCGGGAGGGGTTCACCGCCCGGCTCGAGGCGGCCGGTTTCGAGTCCACAAGCTCGGTCAGCCTCTCCGGTGGCATCCTCGCCCTCTACCGCGGAAGAAAGAAGATGAGATGA